The DNA segment AAAAATCAAAGGTTTAAAAAGCCAACTTAAGATAGCTATGATAACAGACGTTCATATAGGCGATTTTTTGCAGAAGGAATTTTTAGCCACGCTTGTATATCAGATAAATGAGCAAAAGCCTGATATGCTAGTTATTGTCGGCGATTTGATTGACTTTAACGCTCAAAAAATAGGCGATTTTTTAGACCCTTTAAAAGATATCAAAGCTAGATACGGCGTATTTTACGTCCCGGGTAATCACGAGTATTATCACGGAATAGACGGAATTTTAGAAAAAATCGAGCAGGTCGGTGTAAAAATTTTAGGAAATAAAAATATTGAGCTTGATGAGATAAATTTAGCTGGAGTTTATGATTTAGCAGGTATTAAATTTAAACATCTCCCGCCAAATTTGCATAAGGCGTTAGATGGCAAAAACGATGATAAGCCAACCATTTTGCTATCTCATCAGCCAAAATTTTTAAAGACAATGGATATTAGCGTTGATCTCGTTCTTTGCGGACACACTCACGCTGGGCAAATTTTCCCATTTGGGCTACTTGTTTTACTAGATCAAAATTATTTATATGGACTTTATCAAGTAAATGATAAAATGCAACTTTACGTTAGTAGCGGTGCTGGATTTTGGGGGCCGCCTTTACGCATACTCACGCAAAGCGAGATTGCGATATTAAATTTAACAGGAGAGTAGTTTGAATAAGATTATTTCTAAGTATTTTGGCTTATTGGGTGGTTTTAAATTTCCAAAACCGATTCAAAGCTTTATAAACAGGGCATATGTTTCTTATTTTAAGATAGATATGAGCGAATTTGATGAGCCTAGCGAGTATGATAGCCTAACTTCGCTTTTTACTCGCTCTTTAAAAAAGCCAAGGGAATTTGACGCCGATCCTGCGATTTTTCTTAGCCCTTGTGACGGCACTTGCCTTAGCTATGGGGTTAGCAAACAGGCTAGGGCGTTTAGCGTTAAAGGTATGGAGTATGGCTTTAGGGAGCTTTTTATGCAGTCAATGAGTGATGATGAGCTAAAGCTTGAGTATGATTTTGTCAATATCTACTTAAGCCCTCGTGACTATCATCGCTATCACGCACCTTGCAATATGCAAATTTTATCAGCCGTTTATATCCCTGGCAAACTTTACAGCGTGGCGACAAGTTGGCTTAAAAAAATAGATGCTTTATATACAAAAAATGAGCGAGTTGTCCTAAAATGTAAGATGGATAACGGCAAATTTATTTGGCTAGTTTTTGTAGGTGCTATAAATGTAGGAAAGATGAAATTTAACTTTGATGAACGCATTTGCACCAACGCCTCGGCGAATTTTACGCAAATTTATAGCTATGAAAATTTGCATATTAAAAAGGGCGAGGAGCTTGGCAGGTTTGAGCTTGGCTCGACGATACTTATTATTAGCGAAAAAGACTGCATTGAGTATAATCTTTTTGAGCAAAAAACTATCAAACAAGCCGAAAGCATCGGTATGATAAAATAATAAGTTTTTTTTGATATAATCAAAACTTTAAAATTTAAAGGAAGATAGATGAAAATTTTTAAATCTTTATGTGCCGTTTGTATTTTTGGAGCTTGTGCTTTTGGGGCTTCTGAGGTTTATTATATCAGGGCGAACGGGGATTTTGGCAAACAGCTTTCAGAAATGGCAAAACAATACGCTAGTGAAAATAACAAAACCGTCGAAGTTTTTGTTGATGAGGATCCAAGAAGATACAAAGATACTAGAATTTTAAAAGCTGGAGTGGATAGAAAGGGGCGCTACTCTGCCTCTCTTGGAAAAGAACTTTTTCAAAACCAGTGTGCCTCTTGCCACGGCGATGACGCTACAAAAAGACCAGGAGGTATACGTCAACCTTTGTCTAGTATGGACGCAAAAGATATAGAAGACGCCATAGTTGCTTATCGTTCGGATAGTTCATTTGGCGGTAGTATGAAGAGTGTTATGCAAGGCATTGCTAAAACCATTTCAAATAACGATTTGGGTGCAATTATCGCTCATTTAAAGGGCAAAGACGCGTATGCTGGTGATATAGCACAAGAAAACAAGCCGGTTTCGACAGAGAAAAAGCAAGGAAGCTATTTAAGGTAATTAAACAAAATATAAAATTTGACGATTTAAAGCAGTAATCAAAGGAGAGATTATGAGTGTAGCACTAAATATGAGCTTATCGGCTCAAAGCACAAACGTATCAAAGGATATCCGTCAAAAGTCGGCAGATGATGGTGTAAAAACCCAGGCCCAACAGATAAAAAAGGCTGCGGCAAACATAGACGCTAAAGAGCTTTTTCAAAGCTATTTTTTGCAGTTTAATGCCCAAAGTTTTACAAGAGCTAACTCAAATTTAGATCTTCAAGCTTCACTTTTTGGCACACCAGGCAAGACGCCAGAAAACCTAATGGAAATTTTAGGGAATATTGACACTAATGCTATTGGATACACCGGAAAACCGCTTAATGAGTTATCAAAAGATGAAGCTGCCGAGCTTGTTAGCAAGGACGGCTTTTTTGGAGTTGATAAGACGACCGAGCGTATTGCAAATTTCGTCATTATGGGTAGTGGCGATGATATTGAGAAGCTAAAAGCTGGTAGAGATGGTATGATACGTGGCTTTAAAGAGGCTGAGAAAATGTGGGGTGGAAAGCTACCGCAGATATCGCAAGATACTATGCAAAAGAGCATTGAAGCTGTTGATAAAAGGATTGCCGAGCTTAGCGGTGATACTAGTGGAAACGTTATAAACGTAACCGCATAAAACTTATGGGTTTAGGCTTCTAAACCCTATTTTAAATTAAACTCTTTTTGATATACTTTCGCTTTTAGTTTTAAAGGAAATTTTATGAAAAATATAGCCACTTTTGCTATTTTTGTTATTTTTTTGCTTTCTGGTTGCTCATTTTTTGACCCAAAACCAAAGCAAGAGATTAAAAAACCAACTCCAGTAAATAAAACAGCCATAAAAGGCGTCATAACAGAGCTTTCATATCAAGACGGCGGATATTGCTACACGATAGTTTCTACTGACACAACCAATGCAAAACTACCAAAGGCTAGTTTTTGTTCGCCAAAATTTTATAACAACAAGGGCGATTTGGTTTATGCTACATTTTTGGGGCAAAAGGTTGAAAGTATGCTACTGATACGAGAGGCTAATGAGTCGGTGCCAGTTAAAAAATCAAGAAAAAATATCAAAACAAAGATAGATATACCAAAAAGTGAAAGTATAAGCTTTGATTAGCCGTTGATTTACCGATTGCTTGTATAATTTCATCAAGCAATCAATTGAATAAGCAAAACTCCTTTTTGGGCGTCAGGAAGACGCCCTTTTTTATTTATATCTCAAGCCCCAAACTAGAACGATACTCTTCATAAGTGCCTTTGTAGTCGATAACTTCGCCGTTGCCTTTTAGGTGCAAAATTCTATTTGCAAATGCGTCAATTAGCTCTCTGTCGTGGCTTACACAGATTACACTTCCGCTAAAATTATAAAACGCCTCGCCAAGTGCGATGATTGCTTCAAGGTCAAGGTGATTGTTTGGCTCGTCCATTATTAGCAAATTTGGGCGATGAAGCATTAACTGGGCTAGGCGGACTCTGTGCTTTTCGCCACCACTTAAAGCACCAACGGCTTTTTCTTGATCGGCACCGCTAAAAAGCATTCTGCCAAGGCATTTGCGAATTTCATCAATGTCTTTATTTTTAGCATCCTGCAGATACTCATAAAGCTTTAAATCGCCACTAATTTTATTTACCACATCTTGCGCAAAATATCCAAGCTCAATGGTGGCTCCTACGTGAATTTCGCCCTTATCCGGCTTTAACTCGCCCATTAGTAATTTACAAAGCGTGGTTTTACCAACACCGTTAGCTCCGATGATAGCGACTTTATCGCCCTTTTCTAGTTTGAAATTTAAATTTTCAAAGATGATCTTATCGTCAAATTTCTTATATAAATTTTTAATCTCAATTAGCTCGTTACCTATCTCTCTATTTGTGCGAAACAAAATGCTAGGATCGCGTCTAGATGATACGGCAATCTCGGCGATATCTAGTTTTTCAAGCTGTTTTGCACGGCTTGTTGCCTGACGTGCTTTTGAAGCGTTTGCACTAAAACGAGCGATAAATTTTTCAAGCTCTTCTTTCTCTTTTAGCTTTTTGTCACGCTCCATCTCGTTTTGTTTTGCGATTAAATTTGCAGCCATATACCAATCGTCGTAGTTACCGCTAAACTCACGGATCTTTTTAAAATCTACGTCTAAAATATGTGTGCAAACCCTATTTAAAAAGTGCCTGTCGTGGCTGATAACCACAAGTGTGCCTTCGTGGCGATTTAACTCGTTTTCAAGCCAAGCAATAGCGTCAATATCAAGGTTGTTTGTTGGCTCATCTAAAAACAAAATATCTGGTTTTGGAAACAAAACTTGTGCGAGTAAAACCTTAACTTTATCGGAATTTTCAACCTCGCTCATTAGTTTTTCAAACTCATTTAGCCCAAGTGAACTTAGGATTTTTTCAATCCTAGTTTCGTATTCATAGGTCGGATCTTCTTCGGCACAGATGATTTCAAGTTCGCTTAAACGCTCATTGATAGCGTCTGTAAATTCCTCGCTTAAATATAGCTTTTCTTTCTCTTTTACTGCGTCATAAAGGCGTTTGTTGCCGTATAAAACGGCGTCTTTTAGCGTGAAATTTTCAAAAGCAAACTGATCTTGCCCAAGCACCCCAACTTTTAAGCCGTTTTCGATTACTATCTCACCACTGCTTGACTCTATCTGTCCGCTTAGAATCTTTAAAAATGTCGATTTACCAGCACCATTTGCACCGATTAAGCCGTAGCGATTGTTGCGATTTAGTTTTAAATTTACATCTTCAAATAGCAAAGAATTTGCAAATCTTTGAGTAAGCCCTTTAATTTCTAACATATCGTTCCTTATTGAAATTTAGAAAGGCTCATTTTGCCAAAAAGTTGTTTAAATTTTAATTTTTTGTTGTATAATTGTTAGTTAAATTTAAACCATATAAAGCGATTATTGGCAAATGATCAGATAAAGCTAGACCCGTCTAGTGCGCCAAATGCTCTAAAATGCACATTGACACAGCAACTGGTGCTATTAGCAGACTAGATTAAGGAGTAAAAATGGGGGGGGGTCGCACGATATGTTTAGCCTTGCAAAAAGCCTCTTTAAAATTCACCGAAGCATTACTGGCAAAGGCTTTAACACGAGCTTAGATATTGTCCTAAACCACGCAATGGGGGGGGGTAGCGCATGTTTTTTAAAACCCCAAACCTATAAAAATGCTAAAAATTTCAGATTTTATGAGATAAAACTAGAGATTTCTAACGTAAAATCAGGCACAAAAATTTACGACTGGGTCGTGCCAAATGAGTGGGAGATAGATGACGCTTTTATCATCACGCCAAGTGGTAAGAAAATCTGTGACTTTAAACGCCTAAATTTGCACGTTTTAGGCTATTCAGAAGCGGTTGATAAATTTTTAAGCCTAGATGAGCTAAAAACGCACCTTTACACCTTACCAGACCTGCCAAACGCCGTGCCTTACGCTACTAGCTACTATGAAAGGCGTTGGGGCTTTTGTATCGCTAAAAACGAGCTTGACACGCTAGAAACTGGCACTTATCACGCCGTGATAAAATCAAGCTTTAAAAAAGACGGACACCTAAGATACGCTAGAATTTTCATCCCAGCCACGCAAAAAACCGACGAAACTATCCTAATCTCAACCTACCTTTGCCACCCACAAATGGCAAACAACGAGCTTTCAGGGCCTGTCGTGTGGGCAAATTTGGTGCGTTTTGTTAGGGGCTTAAACACTCGCCGTTACAATTATGAGTTTGTAATCACTCCTGAAACAATCGGCTCAATCTGCTATATCCACGAAAATTTCAGCCGTTTAAAGCAAAACGTAAAGGGCGGTTTTGTACTAACTTGTATAGGCGATGAGCGTGAATACAGCCTTGTTTTAAGCCCAAATGAGCAAAGATTAAGCGATAAAATCGCACTTCACACGATAAAACACCGCACAAACAAGCCAAAAATTTACAGCTTTAAAGAGCGTGGCAGCGATGAGAGACAATACAACACACCAGCTCTAGATTTGGGCGTTGTGGCACTAAGTCGCTCAAAATTTGGCGAATACAAAGAGTATCACACCAGCCTTGATGATTTTAGTGTCGTTACAAAAAATGGGCTAAATGGCGGATTTTTATACGCTAGAAACTGCATTTTAAACCTTGAAACAAACGCAAAATTTGTGCTAAATACCATTTGTGAGCCAAATTTAGGCAAACGTGGGCTAATTAGAACGCTAAGTCTAGGCAAAAATCACGAAGCACAGATGATTTTACGTAACTTTTTAGCCTTTTGTGATGGCAAAAACGACACCTTAAAAATCGCAGAAATTTTAGGCGTTGAGCTTTATAAACTTCGCCCTATCATTGAAGTTTTATTAAAAAATAATTTAATAAAAGAGGTAAAATGAGAGAGTTAATTAGCACCTTTGAGATAAAAAGGGCGATAAATATGCGTATAATTTAACGAATATGGTATTATATCTTTACTAAAAGAATACAAAATAAGGATAAAAATGACCCAAGAAGAAAATATCTTTTTTGCTAAACGAAATTTGGTGGATAGCATTTGGAAGTCGGCTAACTTAGAGGGGATAAATATTACTTTTCCTGAAACTCAAATGATAATAAGTGGGTTTAGCGTGGGCGGCAAGACCATTGAAGAAATAACGATAATTACTAATTTAAAAAGGGCGTGGGAGTATCTTTTTGCGACAATAAATGATGAAGTAAATCTAGACTATTTACAAGATATTCATAGATTAGTTGGCAGGGACGTAGTCCTAAATTTTGGCTTTTTAAGAACGACTAATGTTAAAATTTCAGGGACTAACTACGCCCCTGTTTTGCCAGTAGATTATGAAGTAAGAGCCAAAATAGATGAGATATTAAGTAGCGATAACAAGCTAGACGTCGCACTAGATATGATGCTTTATATCGCACGCTCACAGCTATTTTTTGACGGCAATAAAAGAACAGCAATGCTTACGGCTAATAAAATTCTAATCCAAAATGGGCTAGGCATACTCTCGGTTAGCAAAGATAATATGATTGAATTTTTTACTAAACTTGTAAAATTTTATGAAACAAACGATAGTCAAGAGATTAAGGTATTTTGCAAAGAAAAGTGTATAGAAACACTTAAATTTCAAGACAATGGTCACGAGAATAAAAATAAACAAAGTAGTTGCGTGTCTAAAAACACAAATAAATTTTTAATACAAAGCACGAAATTTACACAAATGGGGAGGGGTAGTGCGAGTTTATAACGCCCCTTATGAAAGGGTGGCATAATGAAACACGTTAGCGAGTTTTTAAGGCTTAGTGCTAAAAATTTTAGCACTAAAACGGCAGTTGTTTGTGGCGATAAGAGCATTAATTTTAAGGTGCTTGATGAGTTAAGCGACAAGGTCGCAAGTGAAATTTTAAGAGCAAATATCAAAAAAGAGCCGATTTTTATCCTTTTACCAAAGGATATTTGGTGCATTGTGGCGTTTTTTGGCGTGATAAAAAGTGGGAATTTTTACGCAATAATTGATGAAAACAGCCCAAAAGAACGCCTTTTAAGCGTAACTCACAAGATTAAGCCAAAGCTATTAATTACAAGTAAAAATTTTGATTTTAGCTTTTTAAATATCAAAACGATTTTTGATAGCGATTTTAAAAATTTCAAAACTGATACAGCACTTTTAAACACCGCAAAATCCACATTTTTAGACGTTGATTTAGCCTATATTTTATTTACATCTGGCTCAACTGGCACACCAAAGGGGTTTGCTGTAAATCATAAAAATTTAATTGATTATGCCACGTGGGCAGTTGAGTGTTTTGGCATAAATAGCACTGATAACGTGGCAAATCAGGCACATTTTCACTTTGATAAATCAGTCCTTGATATCTACCCAAGCATTCTTAGCGGTGCTACGCTTCACATTTTAAAGGGTCAAGACTGGGCGTTTCCAGATAAAATTATGGGGTATTTTAAGGATAAAAATATCACTCAAACTGGCATTACACCCCAAATCATTAACTATTTTGCAAATACAAACGCCCTAATCGCCCTGCCACATTTAAAGCGTGTCTTTATCTCTGGCGAAATTACCCCAGTAAAACAGGTAAAAATGTGGATAAATGCCTACAAAAACGCCAAAATCATCAACCTTTATGGTGCTAGTGAAATCACTGGGGTTTGCTCGTATTTTGTGTGCGAAAGAGAGCTTAAAGATGATGAGATACTACCCATTGGCAAGGCGTGTGAAAACACCGAAATTTTACTGCTTAGCGATGATTTAAACCAAATTTTCACGCCATATAAAAAGGGCGAAATTTACGTTCGTGGCAGTTGCGTTTCTAGCGGATATTATAATGATAATGAGCTTACAAAAATGGCTTTCGTGCAAAATCCGCTAAACGATAAATTTATTGATTTGGTTTATAAAACCGGCGATATTGGTTATTTTAATGAAAATTACGAGCTAGTTTGTGCTGGACGTGCTGATAATCAGATTAAGCTAAAAGGACACAGGATAGAACTTGGCGAGATTGAGTGCGTTTTAAGCACACACGAGGGGGTTAAAAACGTCGCTTGTGTATTTGAAAATGAGCGAATTTTTGCCTTTTATGAGAGCGAGATTGAGCTTGATTTACGAGAATTTTTAAGCATCAAACTACCAAAATATATGCTCCCACGCCATTTTATTAGAGTTAGTAAATTTAAATTAAACAACAACACAAAAATTGACAGAAAAATTTTAAAACAGATTGCAAAGGATTTTAAATGAACGAGGTTGAAAATTTATTTAAAAGGCTTGGCAAAAGCCACATAAAAGCTGATGATACCGATATTTTAGGGCGTGGGCTAATTGACAGCCTTGATGTTATGGAGCTTATTGAGATGATAGCAGAGCTTAGCGGTAAATCCGTGCCTTCAAGGCTAATTAGAGCTGAAAATTTCAGCGATTTTAACGCCATTTTAAATCTCATTGAAAGCGTGAAAAATGCTTAGTTTTGAAGGCAAAATTTACACAAAAGATGAGCTAATTACCACGCTAAAATCTCTTGGGATTAAAAATGGCGATACTCTTTTAATCCACGCTGAGCTGTTTAGGCTTGGTAAAATCACAAATAAAAGCCGATTTTTAGGCGATTTGGTTGATTGTTTTTTAAGCGTGGTGGGTAAAAACGGCACGATAGTAATGCCAACATTTACATATAGTTTTTGTCGTAATGAGGTCTATGATAAGCTAAACTCAAAAAGCACCGTTGGGGTTTTAAGCGAGTATTTTAGGCATTTAGGCGGTGTTGTAAGGACTGATGATCCGATTTTTTCATTTGCAATTTACGGCAAGGATAAAGATGAGTATTTAAAGCCTACAACTAGCTGTTTTGGTGAGGGTTGTGTCTATGAAATTTTGCACAAAAAGGGGGCTAAGTTTCTTTGTTTTGGCGATGCTAGCAAGGGCTGGACATTTTATCTTTATGCCGAGCAAAAAATTGGCGTTAGCTACCGATATTTTAAGGAATTTAGCGGTGATTTTATTGATGAAAACGGCGTAAAAAGCCACAAAAGCATAAAATATTTTGTAAGAAAGCTTGAAGCTAAAAGTATTCTTGATAAGCAAAAACAGATAAAAATGCTAAAAGATAGTGGCAATTTTAACTACGCAAAATTTGGCGGAGGTGATATGGTTTTAATTGATTTAGCTAGGTATTATGACACTTTTAAAAGTGTCATAAAAGCCGATGAAAACACACTTTTAAAGGAGTAGTATGAAAAAATTTGCAGATGATAATATCGCTGCTTTTGTGTTTAGAAATCTAAAACGAGGCAGTAAAATTTTAAGGCTAGATAGCGATAATATCTACACCGATTTTTTAAACCAAAATGGCTTTGAAACAACCGCTGATTTTAGTAAAAAAGTTGATGGTATTTTTGGCTTTATTGGCTTTGATATAAAACTGATACCAAATGCCTTTAATGCCTTAAAAAACGACACAAAAGCCATTTTTTGCTTTATTGATAAAGATGATTTTAGGGCTAAAAATATTACGCCATTTAGCAAAGATGAGGTTAGAAAAATTTTGCGTGATTTTGATGATTTGTATATTGAAAGTATTGTTTTAAACGCAAAAAATAGCACCGAGCTTCATAAAATTTACGTGGCAATTGCCAGAAAGGATTAATCTTGAAAAATCAAAAAATGGGGGGGGGTTACGGCTTGATTTACTGGGATAAAAATTACCAAAATAGCCAAAATCCGACCTATCCAGTAAGCTATGTAACAGATTTTGCATTTAGCTATTTAAAAAGCGAAGCAAAAGTGCTTGATTTAGGTTGTGGGGCTGGTAGGCACGTTAGTTTTTTGGCACAAAATGGCTTTAAAGCGTATGGGTGTGACTACTCAAAAGACGGGATAAAAAGCACGCAAAACCTGCTAAAAAGTCAAAATTTAAGTGCGGACTTAAAGGTTTGTAATATGCTATCTTTGCCTTATGAAGATGAGTTTTTTGACGGGCTTATAAATTATGGTGTTTTAATGTATGCTGGGAGCAAAGAGCGAATTTTAAGGGCTGTTGATGAAATTTACAGGGTGCTAAAAACTGGCGGTGTGGCGTTTTTTCAGTTTAGAAATTTGGGTGATGACAGATATAAAACTGGGATTTTAAAGTCAAAATACGAGGTCATCACAAATCAGCAAAAAGGCAAAATGGGCTTTGATGAAAACGGCGTTGAGATTTACTACTTTGACAGAGATAAAGTTAAACGAATATTTAATAAATTTGAAATTTTAGAGATAAATGAGGTTAGCCGAAGTTACGATGATGACAGCTACAAAATCAGCTATTTTTTAGTTATTTTAAAAAAAGGATGTCAATGAATAGAAAGAGGTTGAAAACTTTCGCTCTGACGTAGTTGGAGCGTGGTTTTACGCGTATTTATTTTCTTTTACGCCTTGAGCGTCTAGTATTTTTTTGCAATGAGTCTTTTAATATCCAAGCAGTTATTAAATTTACTAGGAAAAATGCAACAAAAATATATAAAATTTGGCTATATGAGCCAAGATACTCTTTGCCAAGCGAGATCATAAGTGGCCCAACAAGCCCTGCTATGCCCCAAGCAGTAAGTATGACGCCGTGTATAGTTGAGAGATATTTGTTGCCAAATAGATCTGATAGATAGGCAGGCAAACACGAAAAGCCACCACCATAGCACGAGATGATGATAAGTATAAAAATTTCAAATAAAAATTCATTTGTTGTACTAGCTAAAAAGAAAAATAGTGTTGATTGTATGAGAAAAAAGACTATGTATGTGTAAGGACGTGTTATGAGATCTGAAAAACTCGCCCACAAAATTCGCCCAGTACCGTTAATAAGACCTATCACACCAACTAAAGCAGCCGCGCGCTCTGGCGTGTAACCAACGATCTCTTGTGCCATTGGCGATACCATACTAAGCAGAGCTATGCCACACGAGATATTTATGAATATCATACTCCACAAAGCTCTAAATTGCCACGTTTTATAGATCTCTTTTGGGTCCAAATTTTGATGGGTATTTTCAGTCTCTTTGTGATCATCTGGTGCTTTTAAGTAGAGCGAACCAGCGGTCATTGCCACGGCATAAACGCCACCTAGAATGATAAAATTTAATATCAAACTAAACTCATCTACTAAATATCTCATGAGTGGTGCGGCAATTAGCGAGGCAAAGCCAAAGCTCATTATCGCAAGTCCTGTGGCAAAACCTTTGTGGCGGGGGAAGTATTTTACGAGGGTAGAAA comes from the Campylobacter mucosalis genome and includes:
- a CDS encoding metallophosphoesterase; its protein translation is MGLLRIIVGGFIFSFVLNFYSYKRFISKISFLQSHLKYIKILFLLVSVCEFLFVLQIRFDILNFYFYVAFATLIGFSLFLFSVSVFYDILRSILKRNKFSQNRRKFLKFCFDITFLILIFSYLFKGIFSALTPPKIKQTNIKIKGLKSQLKIAMITDVHIGDFLQKEFLATLVYQINEQKPDMLVIVGDLIDFNAQKIGDFLDPLKDIKARYGVFYVPGNHEYYHGIDGILEKIEQVGVKILGNKNIELDEINLAGVYDLAGIKFKHLPPNLHKALDGKNDDKPTILLSHQPKFLKTMDISVDLVLCGHTHAGQIFPFGLLVLLDQNYLYGLYQVNDKMQLYVSSGAGFWGPPLRILTQSEIAILNLTGE
- a CDS encoding phosphatidylserine decarboxylase; protein product: MNKIISKYFGLLGGFKFPKPIQSFINRAYVSYFKIDMSEFDEPSEYDSLTSLFTRSLKKPREFDADPAIFLSPCDGTCLSYGVSKQARAFSVKGMEYGFRELFMQSMSDDELKLEYDFVNIYLSPRDYHRYHAPCNMQILSAVYIPGKLYSVATSWLKKIDALYTKNERVVLKCKMDNGKFIWLVFVGAINVGKMKFNFDERICTNASANFTQIYSYENLHIKKGEELGRFELGSTILIISEKDCIEYNLFEQKTIKQAESIGMIK
- a CDS encoding c-type cytochrome; translated protein: MKIFKSLCAVCIFGACAFGASEVYYIRANGDFGKQLSEMAKQYASENNKTVEVFVDEDPRRYKDTRILKAGVDRKGRYSASLGKELFQNQCASCHGDDATKRPGGIRQPLSSMDAKDIEDAIVAYRSDSSFGGSMKSVMQGIAKTISNNDLGAIIAHLKGKDAYAGDIAQENKPVSTEKKQGSYLR
- a CDS encoding ABC-F family ATP-binding cassette domain-containing protein, with amino-acid sequence MLEIKGLTQRFANSLLFEDVNLKLNRNNRYGLIGANGAGKSTFLKILSGQIESSSGEIVIENGLKVGVLGQDQFAFENFTLKDAVLYGNKRLYDAVKEKEKLYLSEEFTDAINERLSELEIICAEEDPTYEYETRIEKILSSLGLNEFEKLMSEVENSDKVKVLLAQVLFPKPDILFLDEPTNNLDIDAIAWLENELNRHEGTLVVISHDRHFLNRVCTHILDVDFKKIREFSGNYDDWYMAANLIAKQNEMERDKKLKEKEELEKFIARFSANASKARQATSRAKQLEKLDIAEIAVSSRRDPSILFRTNREIGNELIEIKNLYKKFDDKIIFENLNFKLEKGDKVAIIGANGVGKTTLCKLLMGELKPDKGEIHVGATIELGYFAQDVVNKISGDLKLYEYLQDAKNKDIDEIRKCLGRMLFSGADQEKAVGALSGGEKHRVRLAQLMLHRPNLLIMDEPNNHLDLEAIIALGEAFYNFSGSVICVSHDRELIDAFANRILHLKGNGEVIDYKGTYEEYRSSLGLEI
- a CDS encoding DUF4910 domain-containing protein: MFSLAKSLFKIHRSITGKGFNTSLDIVLNHAMGGGSACFLKPQTYKNAKNFRFYEIKLEISNVKSGTKIYDWVVPNEWEIDDAFIITPSGKKICDFKRLNLHVLGYSEAVDKFLSLDELKTHLYTLPDLPNAVPYATSYYERRWGFCIAKNELDTLETGTYHAVIKSSFKKDGHLRYARIFIPATQKTDETILISTYLCHPQMANNELSGPVVWANLVRFVRGLNTRRYNYEFVITPETIGSICYIHENFSRLKQNVKGGFVLTCIGDEREYSLVLSPNEQRLSDKIALHTIKHRTNKPKIYSFKERGSDERQYNTPALDLGVVALSRSKFGEYKEYHTSLDDFSVVTKNGLNGGFLYARNCILNLETNAKFVLNTICEPNLGKRGLIRTLSLGKNHEAQMILRNFLAFCDGKNDTLKIAEILGVELYKLRPIIEVLLKNNLIKEVK
- a CDS encoding Fic family protein, translating into MTQEENIFFAKRNLVDSIWKSANLEGINITFPETQMIISGFSVGGKTIEEITIITNLKRAWEYLFATINDEVNLDYLQDIHRLVGRDVVLNFGFLRTTNVKISGTNYAPVLPVDYEVRAKIDEILSSDNKLDVALDMMLYIARSQLFFDGNKRTAMLTANKILIQNGLGILSVSKDNMIEFFTKLVKFYETNDSQEIKVFCKEKCIETLKFQDNGHENKNKQSSCVSKNTNKFLIQSTKFTQMGRGSASL
- a CDS encoding amino acid adenylation domain-containing protein, which translates into the protein MKHVSEFLRLSAKNFSTKTAVVCGDKSINFKVLDELSDKVASEILRANIKKEPIFILLPKDIWCIVAFFGVIKSGNFYAIIDENSPKERLLSVTHKIKPKLLITSKNFDFSFLNIKTIFDSDFKNFKTDTALLNTAKSTFLDVDLAYILFTSGSTGTPKGFAVNHKNLIDYATWAVECFGINSTDNVANQAHFHFDKSVLDIYPSILSGATLHILKGQDWAFPDKIMGYFKDKNITQTGITPQIINYFANTNALIALPHLKRVFISGEITPVKQVKMWINAYKNAKIINLYGASEITGVCSYFVCERELKDDEILPIGKACENTEILLLSDDLNQIFTPYKKGEIYVRGSCVSSGYYNDNELTKMAFVQNPLNDKFIDLVYKTGDIGYFNENYELVCAGRADNQIKLKGHRIELGEIECVLSTHEGVKNVACVFENERIFAFYESEIELDLREFLSIKLPKYMLPRHFIRVSKFKLNNNTKIDRKILKQIAKDFK
- a CDS encoding AAC(3) family N-acetyltransferase translates to MLSFEGKIYTKDELITTLKSLGIKNGDTLLIHAELFRLGKITNKSRFLGDLVDCFLSVVGKNGTIVMPTFTYSFCRNEVYDKLNSKSTVGVLSEYFRHLGGVVRTDDPIFSFAIYGKDKDEYLKPTTSCFGEGCVYEILHKKGAKFLCFGDASKGWTFYLYAEQKIGVSYRYFKEFSGDFIDENGVKSHKSIKYFVRKLEAKSILDKQKQIKMLKDSGNFNYAKFGGGDMVLIDLARYYDTFKSVIKADENTLLKE
- a CDS encoding class I SAM-dependent methyltransferase codes for the protein MKNQKMGGGYGLIYWDKNYQNSQNPTYPVSYVTDFAFSYLKSEAKVLDLGCGAGRHVSFLAQNGFKAYGCDYSKDGIKSTQNLLKSQNLSADLKVCNMLSLPYEDEFFDGLINYGVLMYAGSKERILRAVDEIYRVLKTGGVAFFQFRNLGDDRYKTGILKSKYEVITNQQKGKMGFDENGVEIYYFDRDKVKRIFNKFEILEINEVSRSYDDDSYKISYFLVILKKGCQ
- a CDS encoding L-lactate MFS transporter — translated: MKALKRNKWLIALSASAIHISIGSVYAWSVLVLPIMNATGWSRTAVTFTFSLSILFLGLSAGVFGKYVERYGPKVTGLISTACFTIGLFGSAFALHISSVWLLYIFYGVIGGIGLGIGYVTPVSTLVKYFPRHKGFATGLAIMSFGFASLIAAPLMRYLVDEFSLILNFIILGGVYAVAMTAGSLYLKAPDDHKETENTHQNLDPKEIYKTWQFRALWSMIFINISCGIALLSMVSPMAQEIVGYTPERAAALVGVIGLINGTGRILWASFSDLITRPYTYIVFFLIQSTLFFFLASTTNEFLFEIFILIIISCYGGGFSCLPAYLSDLFGNKYLSTIHGVILTAWGIAGLVGPLMISLGKEYLGSYSQILYIFVAFFLVNLITAWILKDSLQKNTRRSRRKRK